The following proteins are co-located in the Candidatus Hydrothermales bacterium genome:
- a CDS encoding HEPN domain-containing protein, giving the protein MNKRELALEYLNRCKKRLEALKFLYNEKSYADVVREAQEIVELCGKGILRSVGIDPPKWHDVGVLVIELLDKYPKFRKKFKKYAEISGWLRREGEFAFYGDIDFIPSEKYTKKDANEALKGAEFSIKLLEEFLK; this is encoded by the coding sequence ATGAATAAAAGAGAACTTGCCCTTGAATATTTAAACAGATGCAAAAAAAGACTTGAGGCACTAAAATTTTTATATAACGAAAAGAGTTATGCAGATGTCGTAAGAGAAGCACAAGAAATTGTTGAATTATGTGGAAAGGGAATACTAAGAAGCGTAGGAATTGATCCACCCAAATGGCATGATGTCGGTGTCTTAGTAATAGAACTTTTAGACAAATACCCTAAATTTAGGAAAAAATTTAAAAAATACGCTGAGATCTCTGGATGGCTGAGAAGGGAAGGAGAATTTGCTTTTTATGGAGATATAGATTTTATCCCATCTGAAAAATACACAAAAAAAGACGCAAATGAAGCGTTAAAAGGCGCAGAGTTTTCAATAAAACTATTGGAGGAATTTCTAAAATGA
- a CDS encoding MTH938/NDUFAF3 family protein, producing the protein MKIEKYEFGEIIIEGKKYTRDLIIFKDRISENWWRKEGHSLYMEDLKEVLEFKPEILIIGNGILRSYESPQRDNKRT; encoded by the coding sequence ATGAAAATAGAAAAATACGAATTTGGAGAAATTATCATTGAAGGAAAAAAATACACAAGGGATTTAATTATATTTAAAGACAGAATAAGTGAAAACTGGTGGAGAAAAGAAGGACACTCCCTCTACATGGAGGACCTAAAAGAAGTCCTTGAATTTAAACCAGAAATCCTTATAATAGGAAACGGGATACTCAGGAGTTATGAAAGTCCCCAAAGAGATAATAAAAGAACTTGA
- a CDS encoding S9 family peptidase, translating into MLDLTKLPPLIPRKVLFDEPEKLYPYVSPDGKKLAYLAPHNGVLNIWVKTVFKEDDKPLTSEKHRGIRHYFWWYDSEKILYLQDFEGDENYHIYGVDLSSEIIRDYTPFKDVQAYPVAYEPEFKDELLVAMNLRDKRLHDVYRVNLLTGAINIDTENPGDVGGLSSTGGWLADHNLKVRVCLSMKDDGSVELRVKKDNKWESFILWSPEDSFSMPIGFTPDNSKLYVIDTRDSDTSQLVEIDINTGEKKVLFHDPEYDITTYTSFLFHPKTKKLQAIGYMRDRVEWRVLDKEIEKDIEFLTSFGSGNFDILSRDLEDKIWTISYDADDEPLKYYLYERDKKEIRFLFSARPELEKYKLAKMRPFKIRARDDLTLHGYITFPVGVEPKSLPMVLLPHGGPWARDTWGYDGIVQLLANRGYVVLQVNFRGSIGYGKSFVNAGDREWGGKMHDDLIDAVNWAINEGFANPKKIAIFGGSYGGYAALVGATFTPDTFCCAISECGVSNLITFLKSIPPYWEPLKSLFTKRIGDPEKDEEFLKSRSPLFKIDNLNIPLLIAQGANDPRVKKEESDQIVEAAKKRGLEVEYLLFPDEGHGLLNPQNRLKFIATVEKFLAKYLGGRYEE; encoded by the coding sequence ATGCTTGACTTAACTAAATTACCACCTTTAATTCCAAGAAAAGTCCTATTCGATGAACCTGAAAAATTGTACCCTTATGTTTCACCAGATGGGAAAAAGTTAGCTTATCTTGCACCACACAACGGAGTACTAAACATCTGGGTTAAAACAGTTTTTAAAGAAGATGATAAACCTTTAACCTCTGAAAAACATCGTGGGATAAGGCACTATTTCTGGTGGTATGATAGCGAAAAAATTCTATACCTACAAGACTTCGAAGGAGATGAAAATTACCATATCTATGGAGTGGATTTATCAAGTGAGATAATAAGGGATTATACTCCATTTAAAGATGTACAAGCTTACCCCGTAGCATATGAGCCCGAATTTAAAGACGAGCTACTTGTTGCAATGAATTTGAGAGATAAACGTCTACATGATGTATATAGAGTTAACCTCTTAACAGGTGCAATAAATATTGACACAGAAAACCCAGGTGATGTAGGGGGTCTTTCATCCACAGGTGGTTGGCTCGCAGACCATAACTTAAAAGTCAGAGTATGCTTGAGTATGAAAGATGATGGTAGCGTAGAGTTAAGGGTAAAGAAAGATAATAAATGGGAAAGCTTCATTCTTTGGTCACCAGAAGATAGCTTTTCGATGCCTATAGGCTTTACCCCTGATAATAGTAAACTATATGTGATAGACACAAGAGACAGCGATACTTCTCAACTTGTAGAAATTGATATAAATACAGGTGAGAAAAAGGTACTATTTCACGATCCCGAATATGATATAACAACTTACACCTCTTTTCTCTTTCATCCTAAAACAAAGAAATTACAGGCAATAGGATATATGAGAGATCGTGTTGAATGGAGAGTTTTAGACAAGGAAATAGAAAAAGACATAGAATTTCTCACTAGCTTTGGAAGTGGCAACTTCGACATTTTAAGTCGCGACTTAGAAGATAAAATATGGACTATTTCTTATGATGCTGATGATGAGCCGTTAAAATATTATCTATATGAAAGAGATAAAAAAGAAATTAGATTTTTATTCAGCGCAAGACCAGAATTAGAAAAATATAAATTAGCGAAGATGAGGCCATTTAAAATAAGGGCAAGGGACGACTTGACCCTACATGGATATATAACTTTTCCTGTAGGTGTGGAGCCAAAAAGCTTACCAATGGTTCTTTTACCTCACGGTGGACCCTGGGCAAGAGATACATGGGGCTATGATGGAATTGTTCAACTCCTTGCAAATAGGGGTTATGTAGTGTTGCAGGTAAATTTTCGTGGCTCAATAGGTTATGGTAAGAGCTTTGTGAATGCAGGAGACAGAGAATGGGGAGGAAAGATGCATGATGATTTAATAGATGCAGTTAATTGGGCAATAAATGAAGGCTTTGCAAACCCAAAAAAGATAGCAATCTTCGGAGGTTCCTACGGTGGATATGCAGCACTCGTTGGTGCTACATTCACGCCTGATACATTCTGTTGTGCAATCTCAGAATGTGGTGTATCAAATCTTATTACTTTTCTTAAGTCCATACCACCCTATTGGGAACCACTTAAATCTTTATTTACTAAAAGAATAGGAGATCCTGAGAAAGATGAGGAATTTTTAAAATCTCGTTCCCCTTTATTTAAGATAGATAATTTAAACATTCCCTTACTTATAGCACAAGGTGCAAATGATCCAAGGGTCAAAAAAGAAGAGAGTGACCAAATAGTTGAGGCAGCAAAGAAAAGAGGATTAGAGGTAGAATATTTACTATTTCCTGATGAGGGTCACGGACTACTAAACCCTCAAAATAGGTTAAAATTCATTGCTACAGTAGAAAAATTTTTAGCAAAATATTTAGGGGGTAGATACGAAGAATAA
- a CDS encoding GxxExxY protein: protein MEELKQKIKELAQKVYNELGPFGFIEELKYEAALAYEFRKNGLKYLEQLQVDIMYEDQIIKEGKVDFIVFDEKEENGILVELKAKEDITGEFLHQLLKYYEAIKSEKSGFPKFISEKIKGGIILNWRLNKAIKNVLLEGFEKTEEIQITPNLEKFEKYKDVIEIVEIEVPVEKKRR, encoded by the coding sequence ATGGAAGAGTTAAAGCAAAAAATAAAGGAACTGGCTCAAAAGGTCTATAACGAACTTGGACCCTTTGGATTTATTGAGGAGCTAAAGTACGAAGCTGCACTAGCCTACGAGTTCAGAAAAAACGGATTAAAGTATCTTGAGCAGCTTCAAGTAGACATAATGTATGAGGATCAGATAATTAAAGAGGGGAAAGTGGACTTTATAGTGTTTGATGAAAAAGAGGAAAATGGCATTTTAGTAGAGTTAAAGGCAAAAGAGGATATAACCGGTGAGTTTCTCCATCAACTTTTAAAATACTACGAAGCAATAAAATCCGAAAAAAGTGGTTTTCCGAAATTTATTTCTGAAAAAATAAAGGGAGGTATAATCCTTAACTGGAGACTAAACAAAGCTATAAAGAACGTACTGCTTGAAGGATTTGAGAAAACAGAGGAAATCCAAATAACACCGAATTTAGAAAAATTTGAAAAATATAAGGACGTAATTGAAATAGTTGAAATAGAAGTTCCTGTTGAGAAAAAGAGAAGGTAA
- a CDS encoding TIGR01777 family oxidoreductase, with translation MKILITGGTGFIGKELSLKLLEEGHTLYILTRSVKKVFNKRIKFLVWDGKNITEYLGEIDAIVNLAGENIFSLIYSENKKKRIVESRVNAGRGIMEYIKSKGVRPRVLIQASATGYYGSSYEVKDEFSPAGSGFLSKVCVEWEKSTEEAENLKIRRCIIRIGIVLGKGGFLSKVLSFPQIPFLFLIGEPQNFISFIHIDDLINAIIFLLKNENSRGVYNLVSPNPVKLIDFYETLSKILNKRLIRFPNFIFKILMGEMADEIVFFSSRVIPRRILEENFKFLYPDLEGVLKDILLSCKSV, from the coding sequence ATGAAAATACTTATTACAGGTGGCACAGGCTTTATAGGTAAAGAGCTTTCTTTAAAACTTTTAGAAGAAGGGCACACTCTTTATATCTTAACAAGAAGTGTTAAGAAGGTTTTTAACAAAAGAATAAAATTTTTAGTTTGGGATGGTAAAAACATAACCGAGTATCTGGGAGAAATAGATGCAATAGTTAATCTTGCTGGTGAAAACATATTTTCTTTAATTTATAGCGAAAATAAAAAGAAAAGAATAGTTGAAAGTAGGGTAAATGCTGGAAGAGGAATTATGGAGTATATAAAAAGTAAGGGAGTTAGGCCCAGGGTTTTAATTCAAGCGTCTGCGACTGGTTATTATGGAAGTTCCTATGAAGTAAAAGATGAGTTTTCGCCGGCTGGAAGTGGCTTTTTAAGTAAGGTATGTGTAGAATGGGAAAAATCAACTGAGGAAGCAGAAAATCTTAAGATAAGAAGATGCATAATAAGAATAGGAATTGTCCTTGGTAAAGGTGGATTTCTTTCAAAAGTTTTATCGTTTCCTCAGATTCCCTTTTTGTTTTTAATAGGTGAACCTCAAAACTTCATCTCCTTTATTCATATTGATGATCTTATAAACGCAATAATTTTTTTATTAAAAAACGAAAATTCGAGGGGAGTTTATAATTTAGTATCTCCCAATCCTGTAAAACTTATTGATTTTTACGAGACTCTTTCAAAAATCCTAAATAAAAGACTTATAAGATTTCCGAATTTTATTTTTAAAATCCTTATGGGTGAAATGGCCGATGAAATAGTATTTTTTAGTAGTAGAGTGATTCCAAGAAGAATTTTAGAAGAGAATTTTAAGTTCTTGTATCCAGATTTAGAGGGAGTTCTAAAAGATATTTTATTAAGTTGTAAAAGTGTATGA
- a CDS encoding TMEM165/GDT1 family protein has product MYEIKRGEYGCNFKGVFLILGTVFLMGFADKTQLAAICFATKYNPITVYTGVILGLALATLVSFTFRKILGCVLLCVYLKT; this is encoded by the coding sequence GTGTATGAAATAAAAAGGGGTGAGTATGGCTGTAATTTTAAGGGAGTTTTTTTAATTTTAGGGACTGTGTTTTTAATGGGGTTTGCTGATAAGACTCAGCTTGCAGCAATATGTTTTGCTACAAAATATAATCCGATAACAGTTTATACTGGTGTAATCTTAGGACTTGCCCTTGCAACCTTGGTATCTTTTACTTTCAGAAAAATCCTTGGTTGTGTGCTTCTTTGTGTATATTTAAAAACATAA
- a CDS encoding CRISPR-associated endoribonuclease Cas6 → MGGFLKGFKGVFILESSSWMLQFIYDFGLGVRTGQGFGLLELISEL, encoded by the coding sequence ATGGGGGGTTTTTTAAAAGGTTTTAAGGGTGTTTTTATTCTTGAGTCTTCTTCTTGGATGCTTCAGTTTATTTATGATTTTGGACTTGGAGTAAGAACAGGTCAAGGTTTTGGTCTTTTGGAACTAATTAGTGAATTATAA
- the cas8a1 gene encoding type I-B CRISPR-associated protein Cas8b1/Cst1, which yields MFSSTKSDVKTLSQAFSKILFGAEKSFPNTYWMLKSREVICPKCEFILMCHHIPFVKLDNKKEIFVNTPIFKLTYDLNNFAEEILKERKEREIKKILGSTLFQFAVKRKALLGAWTLMNIEVIVKEEDTINYFDLPYHITRILLDHEIASLIERIGEKRILQLIIESKFSELEKVNYLALRGILKLKKLKEIEE from the coding sequence ATTTTTTCTTCTACTAAATCGGATGTTAAAACTCTAAGCCAAGCTTTTAGTAAAATCCTCTTCGGAGCCGAAAAATCCTTTCCAAATACTTACTGGATGCTTAAATCACGTGAAGTTATTTGCCCTAAATGTGAATTTATTCTTATGTGTCATCATATACCTTTTGTCAAATTGGATAACAAAAAGGAAATATTCGTTAATACACCTATTTTTAAATTAACCTATGATTTAAATAATTTTGCAGAAGAAATTCTTAAAGAGCGGAAAGAGAGAGAAATTAAAAAGATTTTGGGATCCACACTTTTTCAATTTGCAGTAAAAAGGAAAGCTCTGCTTGGCGCATGGACGTTGATGAATATTGAAGTAATCGTTAAAGAAGAAGATACTATCAATTACTTTGATTTACCCTATCATATAACAAGGATTTTACTCGATCATGAAATCGCAAGTTTAATCGAAAGGATAGGGGAAAAAAGAATTCTCCAGCTAATTATAGAAAGTAAATTCTCTGAACTAGAAAAAGTAAATTACCTTGCTCTAAGGGGCATTTTAAAACTTAAAAAACTCAAAGAAATAGAAGAATAA
- the cas7i gene encoding type I-B CRISPR-associated protein Cas7/Cst2/DevR, which yields MKKAITITIIFEADALNRGEKIAGNIPSIKKLTRGWGDTYSYISRPAMRHYLWSTLHITNPERWKEASVTKAKSEGGDKVIQFDLERGNIREYAELDVFGYMGTKGEGKAITRKACVGITKAVLLEPWTGDIAFYANHDLVRGYIKENPDSKLEPNPYTPEEHRSIYKVSFTVDCKKIGVDESGQTILEEGEKKERIKDILNAIYNGLYYHSSGECPGIVPLFLVSGILKVPIPVFHSFVDVEFYHKNHRPKFKIREDLLKKSLFNGWIELETKDNKSKKLVYLESREPEALSEEFIQENSFTTNWEDFIKILFDEK from the coding sequence ATGAAAAAAGCAATTACTATCACAATTATCTTTGAGGCAGACGCTCTAAATAGAGGCGAAAAGATAGCCGGAAATATACCATCAATTAAAAAACTCACAAGAGGATGGGGAGATACCTATTCATACATATCAAGACCCGCTATGAGACATTATCTCTGGAGCACCTTACATATTACTAATCCTGAAAGATGGAAAGAGGCATCCGTAACTAAAGCAAAAAGTGAAGGGGGCGACAAGGTAATTCAGTTTGATCTCGAGAGAGGAAATATAAGAGAGTATGCAGAACTTGATGTTTTCGGTTACATGGGAACTAAAGGGGAAGGTAAGGCAATAACAAGGAAGGCTTGTGTAGGGATTACAAAAGCCGTCTTGCTTGAACCGTGGACTGGAGATATTGCCTTTTACGCAAATCATGATTTAGTAAGAGGATACATAAAAGAAAATCCCGATAGTAAACTAGAGCCAAATCCTTATACTCCAGAAGAACATAGGTCAATTTATAAAGTTTCTTTTACCGTTGATTGTAAGAAAATAGGAGTCGATGAAAGCGGACAAACAATACTCGAGGAGGGAGAGAAAAAAGAAAGGATAAAAGATATTTTAAATGCTATTTACAACGGCTTATATTACCATTCATCGGGCGAATGTCCGGGTATCGTTCCATTATTCCTTGTTTCAGGAATTCTAAAAGTACCAATTCCCGTGTTTCACTCCTTTGTTGATGTAGAATTCTATCACAAAAATCATAGACCAAAATTTAAAATAAGGGAAGATCTATTGAAAAAGAGTCTATTTAATGGATGGATTGAGTTAGAAACGAAAGATAATAAGTCTAAAAAATTAGTATATTTAGAATCGAGAGAACCAGAAGCACTATCTGAAGAATTCATTCAGGAAAATTCTTTTACAACTAACTGGGAAGACTTTATAAAAATTTTATTCGATGAGAAGTAA
- a CDS encoding nucleotidyl transferase AbiEii/AbiGii toxin family protein has translation MELKRKSLLKKHKVVVTRIKDILDKGFYLAGGTAVYYYLNHRHSIGLDFFINEKIDFRELYPFFQPEEIKFLSKDTIHAEIENVNVSFFQYLYPLLNPLRSLDLIKIASLEDILCMKINAIISRGSRKDFVDVYFIMNFLEIDSEKAIELFRKKFGNYDELVIKKAVTYFEDTEKEPEFPMIKKIEWGEIKKFFIREFAKI, from the coding sequence ATGGAGTTAAAGAGAAAGAGCCTACTCAAAAAACATAAAGTTGTGGTCACAAGGATAAAAGACATACTGGATAAGGGCTTCTATCTCGCCGGCGGAACTGCAGTATATTACTACTTAAATCATAGACACTCCATAGGTCTTGATTTTTTTATAAACGAAAAGATCGATTTCAGAGAACTCTATCCATTTTTTCAACCTGAAGAGATAAAATTTTTAAGTAAAGATACAATCCATGCAGAGATAGAAAACGTAAATGTTTCTTTTTTCCAATACCTATATCCACTATTAAATCCTCTTAGAAGTCTTGATTTAATTAAAATTGCCAGTTTAGAGGATATTCTCTGTATGAAAATCAACGCTATAATTTCCCGTGGAAGCAGAAAGGACTTTGTAGACGTTTATTTTATTATGAATTTTCTTGAAATCGACAGTGAAAAAGCTATTGAACTCTTTAGGAAAAAATTTGGTAACTACGATGAACTTGTCATCAAAAAAGCGGTCACCTATTTTGAAGATACAGAGAAAGAACCTGAATTTCCAATGATTAAAAAGATAGAGTGGGGAGAAATAAAAAAATTTTTTATAAGAGAATTTGCTAAAATATGA
- a CDS encoding CRISPR-associated endonuclease Cas3'', whose amino-acid sequence MEIIAKYNKIPLKKHIEDLLVAVRCLPSKKLDYEKLKVGDTQINREYFERLLDYAIVFHDLGKVSPSFQKKVGKESFDIKIDNFPDVRHNILSLFFINKGKVKELVDYSESLYATFLSAIAFHHWKKDEKEYLLYLNENLIRAARILLENENGKKLEEALKRHLGKK is encoded by the coding sequence ATGGAAATAATAGCAAAGTATAATAAAATACCTCTTAAAAAACACATAGAAGATTTATTAGTGGCAGTCAGATGTCTGCCCTCCAAAAAGCTCGACTATGAAAAACTTAAAGTAGGGGACACACAAATTAACAGGGAGTATTTTGAAAGACTGTTAGATTATGCGATAGTTTTTCACGATTTAGGTAAGGTTTCGCCATCTTTTCAAAAGAAAGTAGGTAAGGAGAGTTTTGATATAAAGATCGATAATTTTCCAGATGTCCGCCATAATATCCTTTCGCTTTTTTTCATAAACAAAGGTAAAGTAAAAGAATTAGTAGATTATAGTGAAAGTTTATACGCTACTTTTCTATCGGCAATAGCGTTTCATCACTGGAAAAAAGATGAAAAAGAATACCTCTTGTATTTAAACGAAAATTTAATAAGGGCCGCAAGAATTCTTCTTGAGAATGAAAATGGCAAAAAATTAGAGGAGGCTCTTAAAAGACATCTTGGGAAAAAATAA
- a CDS encoding DNA recombination protein RmuC, protein MMWGVIVTSLIVLVIVFLIFLYLKIEELKRDESIRRVQDQIDGLRMELNQALQNTTGNISLRLDRTHEIFSQVSEKLGGLTEATKRVIELGEDIKKLEDLLKPPKIRGTLGEVLLQNLLAQVLPKESYEIQYALAGGTRVDAVIKIGDKIVPIDAKFPLDSFNKMMSAENEEKYKEYRREFIESIKKRINETARYILPDKGTFDFALMYIPAESVYYEAVVKDQEIFNYFINKKVIPVSPNTFYAYLITILYGLRSLKIEEKAREVISVLQRIEKDIEEMRKLFDRARNQLRNSSENLDEVDKKINEIIRTIASLK, encoded by the coding sequence ATGATGTGGGGAGTTATTGTAACTTCTTTAATTGTTTTAGTTATTGTTTTTTTAATTTTTCTTTATTTGAAAATTGAGGAGTTAAAAAGGGATGAGTCGATAAGGCGGGTGCAGGATCAAATTGATGGATTAAGAATGGAATTAAATCAAGCTCTACAAAATACAACCGGTAACATCAGTTTAAGGCTTGATAGAACTCATGAAATTTTTTCTCAAGTTAGTGAAAAATTAGGTGGACTTACTGAGGCTACAAAAAGGGTTATTGAACTTGGTGAAGACATTAAAAAATTAGAGGATCTGTTAAAACCACCAAAAATTCGCGGTACCTTAGGAGAAGTTCTTCTTCAAAATCTTTTGGCTCAGGTGCTTCCGAAAGAGAGTTATGAAATTCAATACGCACTAGCGGGAGGTACAAGAGTCGATGCGGTAATTAAAATAGGGGATAAGATTGTACCGATTGATGCCAAATTTCCATTAGATAGCTTCAACAAGATGATGAGCGCTGAAAATGAGGAAAAATATAAAGAGTATAGAAGGGAATTTATAGAGAGTATAAAAAAAAGAATCAATGAAACTGCTAGGTATATCTTGCCAGATAAGGGAACATTTGATTTTGCTTTAATGTATATTCCAGCTGAAAGCGTTTACTATGAAGCGGTTGTGAAGGATCAAGAAATTTTTAATTATTTTATAAATAAAAAAGTTATACCTGTTTCACCAAATACTTTTTACGCTTACCTAATTACAATTCTTTATGGTCTAAGAAGTTTAAAAATTGAGGAAAAAGCAAGAGAGGTCATCAGCGTGCTACAGAGGATCGAAAAGGACATAGAGGAAATGAGGAAACTTTTTGACCGTGCACGAAATCAACTTAGAAATTCAAGTGAGAACCTTGATGAAGTAGATAAAAAAATTAACGAGATAATAAGAACTATCGCATCATTGAAGTAA
- a CDS encoding heavy metal translocating P-type ATPase → MRKKELKIKIGGMHCASCAKNIENSLKNLRGILNVNVNLLQETATVTLEERLIKIEDIKKNIEEIGYEFLGTITEEDNELVKRKKTIDDLKKRIVIGYITGFVLLLLMYGEHLGIRAKNPDLLKIIQFLITTPTLIYVAGPIFSKSIKSLKNKNLNMDVMYSIGIGASYISSVLTTLNLVLENYNFYETSIFLATFLTTGRLLENLAKNKTNEAIKKLIELKPKEATLLVNDREIKVPINEIKKNDIVITKPGEKIPVDGIVIEGESYVDESMVTGEPIPNLKKIGDEVIGGTINLNSYLKIKATKVGKESFLSQIIKLIEEAQSSKPPIEKLADRIVSVFIPTVLTISILTFLFWNFIFRVENMSPLLFAFISMISVMVVACPCAFGLATPTAITVGMGKAAELGIIIKNGEILEILRKTTTFIFDKTGTLTKGKPEVIDILTFNIDENELLFYTASAEKNSEHPIAKAILNFAENKKIKLIDPEKFEIYPGKGIRATILNKEVIVGNRTYIKESKVEIDKRIEKEIEKFEEEAKTCIITCINREIKGIITVSDSVRENSKEIVEYLKKKKKDVYMITGDTKKSAQAIAKKVGIENVFYEVLPQEKQEKVKELKKKGKIVAFIGDGINDSPALAQADISVTVGSGTDIAIENSDIILLRNDLKDIALAIELSNKTFNKIKENLFWALIYNIILIPLAAGFSYILFKTPFRPEWSAMAMILSSLSVITNSLLLKRFKPKV, encoded by the coding sequence ATGAGAAAGAAAGAATTAAAGATCAAAATTGGTGGAATGCACTGCGCAAGTTGCGCAAAAAACATAGAAAACTCCCTCAAAAACCTAAGGGGAATCCTCAACGTAAACGTAAACCTACTCCAAGAAACAGCTACAGTTACACTCGAGGAAAGACTCATAAAAATAGAAGACATTAAAAAAAATATAGAAGAAATAGGCTATGAATTTTTAGGCACTATAACCGAAGAAGATAACGAACTTGTAAAAAGAAAAAAAACTATAGATGACCTCAAAAAAAGAATAGTTATCGGCTACATAACAGGTTTTGTACTACTTTTACTCATGTACGGAGAACACCTCGGAATTAGAGCAAAAAATCCCGATCTTCTAAAAATAATACAATTTTTAATAACAACTCCCACCCTAATATACGTGGCTGGCCCAATATTTAGTAAATCCATAAAAAGCCTGAAAAATAAAAACCTAAATATGGACGTAATGTACTCCATAGGTATAGGAGCATCATACATATCAAGCGTTCTTACCACCCTAAACTTAGTACTCGAAAACTATAACTTCTACGAAACATCCATATTCCTCGCCACTTTTTTAACTACGGGAAGACTCCTTGAAAACCTAGCTAAAAATAAAACTAACGAAGCGATCAAAAAACTTATTGAACTCAAGCCAAAAGAAGCAACACTTTTAGTAAATGATAGAGAAATTAAAGTCCCAATCAATGAAATTAAGAAAAATGATATAGTAATAACAAAACCTGGAGAAAAAATACCTGTTGACGGAATAGTAATAGAGGGAGAAAGCTACGTAGATGAATCAATGGTAACAGGTGAACCAATACCAAACCTAAAAAAAATAGGAGACGAAGTAATAGGTGGAACTATAAACCTTAATAGCTACCTAAAAATAAAGGCAACTAAAGTTGGAAAAGAATCATTCCTTTCTCAAATTATTAAACTGATCGAAGAGGCACAAAGTTCAAAACCCCCTATAGAAAAACTCGCTGACAGGATAGTTTCAGTTTTTATCCCTACCGTTCTTACTATCTCTATACTAACATTTTTATTTTGGAACTTTATATTTAGAGTTGAAAACATGTCTCCTTTGCTTTTTGCGTTCATCTCAATGATTTCTGTAATGGTTGTAGCCTGCCCCTGTGCCTTTGGACTTGCAACACCTACTGCAATAACAGTAGGCATGGGCAAAGCAGCTGAACTCGGCATTATAATAAAAAATGGCGAAATTTTAGAAATCTTAAGAAAAACAACAACTTTTATTTTTGACAAAACGGGAACACTCACAAAAGGTAAACCCGAAGTAATTGATATATTAACATTTAACATAGATGAAAACGAACTTTTATTTTATACGGCATCTGCCGAAAAAAACTCAGAACACCCTATAGCTAAAGCGATCCTAAATTTTGCCGAAAATAAAAAAATAAAACTGATTGATCCAGAAAAATTTGAAATTTACCCTGGTAAAGGCATAAGAGCAACAATATTAAATAAAGAAGTCATCGTAGGCAATAGAACATACATAAAAGAATCTAAGGTAGAAATAGACAAAAGAATAGAAAAAGAAATAGAGAAATTTGAGGAGGAGGCAAAAACATGTATCATTACTTGTATCAATAGAGAAATAAAGGGTATTATCACTGTGTCTGATTCAGTTAGGGAAAATTCAAAAGAAATCGTTGAGTACTTAAAAAAGAAAAAGAAAGATGTATACATGATTACAGGTGATACGAAAAAATCAGCACAGGCAATAGCAAAAAAGGTGGGAATTGAAAATGTTTTTTATGAGGTTTTACCGCAAGAAAAACAAGAAAAAGTTAAAGAATTAAAGAAAAAAGGTAAAATAGTTGCTTTTATAGGTGATGGAATAAACGACTCCCCTGCCCTTGCCCAAGCAGATATTAGCGTAACTGTTGGATCAGGAACAGATATAGCAATTGAAAACAGCGACATAATACTTTTAAGAAATGACCTTAAAGACATAGCCTTAGCTATAGAACTGTCAAATAAAACTTTTAATAAAATAAAAGAAAATCTCTTCTGGGCATTGATATATAACATCATTTTAATACCTTTAGCTGCTGGCTTTTCTTACATACTCTTTAAAACACCTTTCAGACCAGAATGGTCAGCTATGGCAATGATTCTAAGCTCTCTCTCTGTAATTACTAACTCACTTCTTTTAAAAAGATTTAAACCTAAAGTCTAA